The proteins below are encoded in one region of Hordeum vulgare subsp. vulgare chromosome 3H, MorexV3_pseudomolecules_assembly, whole genome shotgun sequence:
- the LOC123439265 gene encoding glycosyltransferase BC10-like, translating to MKKPTPAPRSGSGRVAVVPMLLVFCLAYVLGLVSNATFLNNILSPLLMPAPRLPATTEAVPCILPPLPPPEPTPPPPPPPTPSSSPERRRMESDGAMHNMNDEELLWRASMVPRITSTPKHGIVPKVAFLFLVRGDVPLRPLWDKFFEGHEGLYSIYVHTSPDYTGSPPPDSPFYGRIIPSQRTSWGNINLMDAERRLLGNALLDVANARFALLSESCIPILGFPALYAYLTGANTSFVDSFDRRDGRARHRQFFADRNISLAQWRKGAQWFEMDRALALEVASDETYYGPVFRNGKHGVRNLEEHYPMTLASLLGWGARNANRTVTYSDWRHPVGQHPKTHNSSDVTVELFQEMRRGYGDCYYNGVVAEVCAVFARKFKPEALHALLDLAPKLFASG from the exons ATGAAGAAGCCCACGCCGGCTCCTCGTTCCGGCAGCGGCCGCGTCGCCGTGGTACCGATGCTGCTCGTCTTCTGCTTGGCATACGTGCTGGGCTTGGTCTCCAACGCCACCTTCCTGAACAACATCCTGTCGCCGTTGCTGATGCCTGCCCCCCGGTTGCCGGCAACGACGGAAGCTGTACCATGCATACTACCGCCGTTGCCCCCTCCCGAGCCGACGCCCCCACCCCCACCACCGCCGACGCCGTCTTCATCACCTGAGAGACGGCGCATGGAAAGCGACGGCGCGATGCACAACATGAACGACGAGGAGCTGCTCTGGAGGGCGTCCATGGTGCCGAGGATCACGAGCACACCCAAGCACGGGATCGTGCCCAAGGTCGCCTTCCTGTTCCTGGTGAGGGGGGACGTGCCGCTGCGTCCCCtgtgggacaagttcttcgagggcCACGAGGGGCTCTACTCCATCTACGTGCACACCAGCCCCGACTACACCGGCTCGCCGCCGCCGGACTCCCCGTTCTACGGCCGCATCATCCCGAGCCAG AGAACGAGCTGGGGAAACATCAACCTGATGGACGCGGAGCGGCGGCTGCTGGGGAACGCGCTGCTGGACGTGGCCAACGCGCGGTTCGCGCTGCTGTCGGAGTCGTGCATCCCCATCCTGGGCTTCCCCGCCCTCTACGCCTACCTCACCGGCGCCAACACCAGCTTCGTCGACAGCTTCGACCGCCGGGACGGGCGGGCGCGGCACCGGCAATTCTTCGCGGACCGCAACATCAGCCTGGCGCAGTGGCGCAAGGGCGCGCAGTGGTTCGAGATGGACCGCGCGTTGGCGCTCGAGGTGGCCTCCGACGAGACCTACTACGGCCCGGTGTTCCGGAACGGCAAGCACGGGGTCCGCAACCTGGAGGAGCACTACCCCATGACGCTGGCGAGCCTGCTGGGCTGGGGCGCCCGCAACGCCAACCGGACCGTCACCTACTCCGACTGGCGGCACCCGGTGGGGCAGCACCCGAAGACCCACAACAGCAGCGACGTCACGGTGGAGCTCTTCCAGGAGATGAGGCGGGGGTATGGCGACTGCTACtacaacggcgtggtggcggaGGTTTGCGCCGTGTTCGCGCGCAAGTTCAAGCCGGAGGCGCTCCACGCCCTGCTCGACCTGGCTCCCAAGCTGTTTGCCTCTGGCTGA
- the LOC123442556 gene encoding protein EXORDIUM-like 3: MLAWCPEVCAYPFAIPAYVPGRRPEAPPNGDPGVDGMVSVIAHELAEMASNPLANAWYAGGDPSFPTEIADLCEGIYGTGGGGAYTGQLLTDGRSGASYNLNGVGGRRFLVHWVWGPYRSYCSGPNALDHH; the protein is encoded by the coding sequence ATGCTCGCGTGGTGCCCGGAGGTGTGCGCGTACCCGTTCGCCATCCCGGCGTACGTGCCGGGGCGGCGGCCCGAGGCGCCGCCCAACGGCGACCCAGGCGTGGACGGCATGGTGAGCGTCATCGCGCACGAGCTGGCCGAGATGGCGTCCAACCCGCTGGCCAACGCGTGGTACGCCGGCGGGGACCCGTCGTTCCCGACGGAGATCGCCGACCTGTGCGAGGGCATCTACggcaccggcggcggcggcgcgtacACGGGCCAGCTGCTCACCGACGGCCGGTCCGGCGCGTCCTACAACCTGAACGGCGTCGGCGGGCGCCGGTTCCTGGTGCACTGGGTCTGGGGCCCCTACCGCAGCTACTGCTCCGGCCCCAACGCGCTCGACCACCACTAG
- the LOC123442558 gene encoding uncharacterized protein LOC123442558, whose protein sequence is MAEGADTVRAPADAEPTEKGETSGPESGADDDSAAPQPVEPTWAFWIGDPQEESAGRRNTVHTFSTVDDFRSLYKNVIHPSKLSVGADLHCFKNKTEPKCKGAICAKGGAWTISCDEGKSQPLWLHTLLALIGEQFEYDNEICGAVLSVRGRQETIAIWTKDATNEAAQLSIGKQWKEFLEYKDSIEFIHDSDAPAVQCWSSTFPDDPLDVIYNKVPNHCSRVRFAAVCRSWCTAASRHPALPELPWLLLSPRDRDTTKRLYCPEDSKILHISLPSDFIGNWFVGSHDGGWVASFEPPPFRIVNIFSSVEVVLSEKQKGIICSGRLGQIIIWKIIFSKPPTSSDCILAAITDNHGIALCRIGCPNGGWTTKGHVSHTMVLADIAFCDGDLYGLTRDRWELVKFEIDTDEDGAPMVVAVDRLVVTPVHQQPPSVWANRVDAGYIFELHGKLATAVRSPWSPNLRPFFRVFELVDMDASEGMARGTHKWAEVLSLGDFALFLGPNCSKAVHVSADKHGGVKRNHIYYSYHRRLAQKEIHLSSDLVFLTRSNNEGDSVYYREDGEAFAAAAVGDIDRIGAVGYYVRGGPNPPMWLLPPDI, encoded by the exons ATGGCCGAGGGCGCCGACACGGTCCGCGCGCCCGCCGACGCGGAGCCTACGGAGAAGGGAGAGACCTCAGGCCCCGAATCCGGTGCCGACGATGACTCCGCCGCGCCCCAGCCGGTGGAGCCCACCTGGGCTTTCTGGATCGGCGACCCGCAGGAGGAGTCCGCCGGCCGGAGGAACACAGTCCACACCTTCTCCACCGTCGACGACTTCCGGAG CCTTTACAAAAATGTCATCCACCCTAGTAAATTGTCTGTGGGAGCCGACCTTCATTGCTTCAAGAATAAGACTGAACCGAAATGCAAAGGCGCCATATGTGCCAAAGGAGGTGCATGGACCATCAGTTGTGACGAAGGGAAATCACAACCATTGTGGTTGCATACG CTACTTGCATTGATTGGTGAGCAATTCGAATATGATAATGAAATTTGTGGAGCGGTCCTTAGCGTGCGTGGGCGGCAGGAGACAATAGCTATATGGACTAAAGATGCTACTAATGAAGCTGCTCAG CTAAGCATTGGCAAGCAGTGGAAGGAATTTTTGGAGTACAAGGACTCAATTGAGTTCATTCATGATAGTGATGCACCGGCAGTACAATGCTGGTCCTCCACGTTTCCCGATGATCCCCTTGACGTCATCTACAACAAGGTCCCCAATCACTGTAGccgtgtgcgctttgctgccgtcTGCAGGTCATGGTGCACTGCAGCTTCGCGGCACCCTGCTCTGCCTGAACTCCCGTGGCTGCTCCTCTCGCCACGTGACCGTGATACAACGAAGCGCCTCTACTGTCCTGAGGACAGCAAGATCCTGCATATCTCACTCCCGAGTGATTTCATCGGCAACTGGTTCGTTGGCAGTCATGATGGTGGCTGGGTTGCCTCGTTCGAGCCACCCCCATTCAGGATCGTGAACATCTTCTCCAGTGTAGAGGTGGTGCTCTCCGAGAAGCAGAAGGGGATCATTTGCTCAGGCCGCCTTGGCCAGATCATCATTTGGAAAATCATTTTCTCCAAACCACCCACTTCGAGTGACTGTATCCTCGCAGCCATCACCGACAATCATGGCATCGCGCTCTGCAGGATTGGGTGTCCGAATGGTGGGTGGACGACAAAAGGTCATGTAAGCCATACGATGGTGCTTGCAGACATCGCCTTTTGTGACGGTGATCTCTATGGCCTCACACGAGACAGATGGGAACTTGTCAAGTTTGAGATCGACACTGACGAAGATGGCGCACCCATGGTCGTAGCTGTGGATCGGCTGGTTGTCACCCCCGTGCACCAGCAGCCCCCTAGTGTCTGGGCCAACCGGGTGGATGCTGGCTACATTTTTGAGCTACATGGCAAGCTTGCGACCGCGGTGAGGTCCCCATGGTCACCCAATCTCAGACCTTTCTTCAGAGTGTTCGAACTTGTTGACATGGACGCCAGCGAGGGGATGGCACGTGGCACGCACAAGTGGGCAGAGGTGTTGAGCTTGGGTGACTTTGCCCTATTCCTAGGCCCAAACTGCTCCAAGGCGGTGCATGTGTCAGCAGACAAGCACGGCGGTGTGAAGAGAAACCACATCTACTATTCGTACCATCGCCGCTTAGCGCAGAAGGAGATCcatctcagcagtgacctggtgtTCCTGACAAGGTCGAACAATGAGGGTGATTCTGTGTACTACAGGGAAGACGGCGAAGCTTTCGCCGCAGCAGCCGTGGGCGACATTGATAGGATCGGGGCAGTAGGATACTATGTCAGGGGTGGCCCTAATCCTCCAATGTGGCTTCTCCCTCCAGATATCTGA